A window from Catenulispora sp. MAP5-51 encodes these proteins:
- a CDS encoding ABC transporter permease yields the protein MFYAGLALNGLAIGCVAALAAVGLLATYRVTGVFDIAFGSTAVFCAYVMWQCVRVWRMPVGVAALLVLGIVAPGVGLLLERLVYRPLRRSGASGLLVATLGVLVLQLGVVFLVWGGRSYVDAPSLLPAGSVRLTGSLSLSYATIVELCVVALVAVLLTVLLRATRVGLMVRAVVDDRDLASALVPADRLAAGGWAFGSFLAGVAGVLWAPIYHLDPYSLTLTVLETMGVAVLARLTSLPAAVLAALAIGIAQTELTAVHPAARWQGLVDAFHTNLFVLVLFAALMVVPRLGIRDSGSIGGGLHRVGARRTSNPGLVSRLPLGALSLVLALPLFFDPADLRASLAVPALAVVFVSLVVATGYAGQISLGQAGYAGLGALFMAKLAGAGVPWLVALFLGPLLVVPLGWLTGAVFVNKGIAIHRRGLYLALTTFATAAVVARFVFAQPVFVGGLVIARPPGFTDDHWFYVLELACLLLALFLVRSLHTGPMGRALVALRDSEAAAVSAGIDVRRMKVFVFACAAGLAGLGGALTTSAAQAFNPTDFDPVQGLVWFAAVAVWGVDSALGAVVGAAALVAVDVGTVAGVSGLLIGVGAVLLGRFPGGIGAAARRGGDWLARPAELLAERPVARRLSPAGRAVAARARERRAS from the coding sequence ATGTTCTACGCCGGTCTCGCGCTGAACGGACTGGCGATCGGGTGCGTGGCGGCGCTGGCCGCGGTGGGGCTCCTGGCCACGTACCGGGTGACCGGAGTCTTCGACATCGCCTTCGGGTCCACCGCGGTGTTCTGCGCCTACGTCATGTGGCAGTGCGTGCGGGTGTGGCGGATGCCGGTCGGCGTGGCCGCCTTGCTGGTGCTGGGGATCGTGGCTCCGGGCGTCGGGCTGTTGTTGGAGCGCTTGGTGTACCGGCCGTTGCGGCGCAGCGGCGCGTCCGGGTTGCTGGTGGCGACGCTCGGCGTGCTGGTGCTCCAGCTCGGGGTGGTCTTCCTGGTGTGGGGCGGGCGTTCCTACGTCGACGCGCCCTCGTTGCTGCCCGCCGGATCGGTACGGCTGACCGGTTCGCTGTCGCTGTCCTACGCGACCATCGTCGAGCTCTGCGTCGTCGCGCTCGTCGCCGTACTGCTGACGGTCCTGCTGCGCGCCACTCGGGTCGGGCTGATGGTGCGGGCCGTGGTCGACGACCGGGATCTGGCCTCCGCCCTGGTGCCCGCCGACCGGCTCGCCGCCGGCGGCTGGGCCTTCGGGTCGTTCCTGGCGGGCGTCGCGGGCGTCCTGTGGGCGCCGATCTACCACCTGGACCCGTACAGCCTGACGCTGACCGTGCTGGAGACCATGGGCGTCGCGGTGCTGGCGCGGCTGACGTCGCTGCCGGCGGCGGTGCTCGCGGCGCTGGCGATCGGGATCGCCCAGACCGAGCTGACCGCGGTGCATCCGGCCGCGCGGTGGCAAGGGCTGGTCGATGCCTTCCACACGAACCTGTTCGTGCTGGTGTTGTTCGCCGCGCTGATGGTGGTGCCCCGCCTGGGGATCCGGGATTCGGGGTCGATCGGCGGCGGACTGCACCGCGTGGGGGCACGGCGGACATCGAACCCTGGCCTGGTCAGCCGGCTGCCGCTGGGCGCGCTGTCGTTGGTGCTGGCGCTGCCGTTGTTCTTCGACCCGGCCGATCTGCGGGCCTCGCTGGCGGTGCCGGCGCTGGCCGTGGTGTTCGTCTCGCTGGTGGTCGCGACGGGCTACGCCGGCCAGATCTCGCTGGGACAGGCGGGCTACGCCGGGCTCGGGGCGCTGTTCATGGCGAAGCTGGCCGGGGCTGGGGTGCCGTGGCTGGTGGCTCTGTTCCTCGGCCCGCTGCTGGTGGTGCCCCTGGGCTGGCTCACCGGCGCGGTGTTCGTCAATAAAGGCATCGCCATCCATCGGCGCGGCCTGTACTTGGCGCTGACGACCTTTGCCACGGCCGCTGTGGTGGCGCGGTTCGTCTTCGCGCAGCCGGTGTTCGTCGGCGGACTGGTGATCGCCCGGCCGCCGGGCTTCACGGACGACCACTGGTTCTACGTCCTGGAACTGGCCTGCCTGCTGCTCGCGCTGTTCCTGGTCCGCTCGCTGCACACCGGCCCGATGGGACGCGCGCTGGTGGCGCTGCGCGATTCGGAGGCGGCGGCGGTCTCGGCGGGGATCGATGTGCGGCGCATGAAGGTGTTCGTGTTCGCGTGCGCGGCAGGGCTGGCCGGCCTCGGCGGCGCACTGACGACGTCCGCCGCGCAGGCGTTCAACCCCACGGATTTCGACCCGGTGCAGGGCCTGGTGTGGTTCGCGGCGGTCGCGGTGTGGGGCGTGGACTCGGCGCTGGGCGCCGTGGTGGGAGCCGCGGCGCTGGTGGCGGTGGACGTCGGGACGGTGGCAGGGGTCTCGGGGCTGCTGATCGGCGTCGGGGCGGTGCTGCTGGGGCGGTTCCCGGGCGGGATCGGCGCGGCGGCGCGGCGGGGCGGGGACTGGCTGGCGCGGCCGGCGGAGCTTCTGGCGGAGCGTCCGGTGGCCAGGCGGCTCAGCCCGGCCGGACGTGCTGTGGCGGCGCGGGCGCGGGAGCGGCGGGCTTCATGA
- a CDS encoding HAD-IC family P-type ATPase, producing the protein MTHPGTAVAESLSGLSQAQVAQREAAGEVNDIPSKTSRSLSEIVRSNVFTPFNAIIGTLFVIELAVGPIQDALFGFVIVANSAIGIFQEWRAKQTLDSLAVVGESRPRVLRDGTEQEIAASRIVLGDVIVLGPGDRVVVDGEVVRADALEVDESLLTGESDSVLKHTGDAVMSGSFVVAGSGAFRATKVGHQAYAAKLAEEAQKFTLVNSELRTGINNILKWMTMLMVPAGILQVVTQLNRSGGVREGISRTIAGLVPMVPEGLVLLTSVAFAVGVIRLGQKNCLVQELPAIEGLARVDTVCLDKTGTLTEGGMAFDGIQELPGAAGGSGGSGGSGGSGTDVPTVLAALGAAEERPNATMQAVMEKFPPNADGWIPAQVAPFSSARKWSGVTFADGKGTWLLGAPDVLGRGTPAADQAEELGSSGLRVLMLARAEGPVDTVTAGESTPVALITLRQRIRSDARDTLDYFEKQHVALKVISGDNAVSVGAVAASLKLPGAADPKDARTLPEGDAEAFAEDVADHSVFGRVTPQQKREMVAALQSRGHTVAMTGDGVNDVLALKDADIGVAMGSGAGATKAVAQIVLLDDRFATLPEVVAEGRRVIGNIERVANLFLVKSVYSFVLVVLVGIFQLEYPFLPRHTTLIAALTIGIPAFFLALAPNYERARPGFVRRVLRFAIPAGLVAGIEVFVAYWIARGEQDSLGEAQTTAMVSLFACSLYIVQLVARPIVWWKVVLIASMAGLFVLCVALPAGRHFFDLHFGPWYQWTTGLVVAAVACVALELLWRYLSAHRTVAAAEPAEAD; encoded by the coding sequence ATGACGCATCCTGGGACAGCCGTGGCGGAGTCGCTCTCCGGGCTCAGCCAGGCCCAGGTCGCGCAGCGTGAGGCGGCCGGCGAGGTCAACGACATCCCCTCGAAGACCTCGCGCTCGCTGTCCGAGATCGTGCGATCGAACGTGTTCACGCCGTTCAACGCGATCATCGGCACGCTGTTCGTCATCGAGCTGGCGGTCGGCCCCATCCAGGACGCGCTGTTCGGCTTCGTCATCGTCGCCAACTCCGCGATCGGGATCTTCCAGGAGTGGCGGGCCAAGCAGACCCTGGACTCCCTCGCCGTGGTCGGGGAGTCCCGGCCCCGGGTCCTGCGCGACGGCACCGAGCAGGAGATCGCGGCCTCGCGGATCGTGCTGGGCGACGTCATCGTGCTCGGTCCGGGCGATCGCGTCGTGGTGGACGGCGAGGTGGTGCGCGCCGACGCCCTGGAGGTCGACGAGTCGCTGCTGACCGGCGAGTCCGACTCGGTGCTCAAGCACACCGGCGACGCGGTGATGTCCGGCTCGTTCGTGGTGGCCGGCTCCGGGGCGTTCCGGGCCACGAAGGTCGGGCACCAGGCCTACGCGGCGAAGCTGGCCGAGGAGGCCCAGAAGTTCACCCTGGTCAACTCCGAGCTGCGCACCGGCATCAACAACATCCTGAAGTGGATGACCATGTTGATGGTCCCGGCCGGGATCCTTCAGGTGGTGACGCAGCTGAACCGCTCCGGCGGCGTCCGCGAGGGGATCAGCCGCACCATCGCCGGGCTGGTGCCGATGGTCCCGGAGGGCCTGGTGCTGCTGACCTCGGTGGCGTTCGCGGTCGGGGTGATCCGGCTGGGCCAGAAGAACTGCCTGGTGCAGGAACTGCCCGCGATCGAGGGCCTGGCACGCGTGGACACGGTGTGCCTGGACAAGACCGGGACGCTGACCGAGGGCGGGATGGCCTTCGACGGGATCCAGGAACTGCCCGGCGCGGCCGGCGGCTCCGGCGGGTCCGGCGGGTCCGGCGGGTCGGGCACGGATGTCCCGACGGTGCTCGCGGCGCTCGGCGCGGCCGAGGAACGGCCCAACGCCACGATGCAGGCGGTGATGGAGAAGTTCCCGCCGAACGCGGACGGTTGGATCCCGGCCCAGGTCGCGCCGTTCTCCTCGGCCCGCAAGTGGTCCGGCGTCACCTTCGCCGACGGCAAGGGCACCTGGCTGCTCGGCGCGCCGGACGTCCTGGGCCGCGGCACCCCGGCCGCCGACCAGGCGGAGGAGCTGGGCTCCTCGGGGCTGCGGGTCCTGATGCTGGCCCGCGCCGAGGGCCCGGTGGACACCGTCACGGCCGGTGAGAGCACCCCGGTCGCGCTCATCACGCTGCGCCAGCGCATCCGCTCCGACGCCCGCGACACGCTGGACTACTTCGAGAAGCAGCACGTCGCGCTGAAGGTGATCTCCGGCGACAACGCGGTGTCGGTCGGCGCGGTCGCGGCCTCGCTGAAGCTGCCCGGCGCCGCCGATCCGAAGGACGCGCGAACCCTGCCCGAGGGCGACGCGGAGGCCTTCGCCGAGGACGTCGCCGACCACTCGGTCTTCGGCCGGGTCACCCCGCAGCAGAAGCGCGAGATGGTCGCCGCGCTGCAGTCCCGCGGCCACACCGTGGCGATGACCGGCGACGGCGTCAACGACGTGCTGGCCCTGAAGGACGCCGACATCGGCGTGGCGATGGGCTCCGGCGCCGGCGCCACGAAGGCGGTCGCGCAGATCGTGCTGCTGGACGACCGTTTCGCCACCCTGCCCGAGGTGGTCGCCGAGGGGCGCCGGGTGATCGGCAACATCGAGCGGGTGGCGAACCTGTTCCTGGTGAAGTCGGTCTACTCCTTCGTGCTGGTGGTCCTGGTCGGGATCTTCCAGCTCGAGTACCCGTTCCTGCCGCGGCACACGACCCTGATCGCCGCGCTGACCATCGGGATCCCGGCCTTCTTCCTGGCGCTGGCCCCGAACTACGAGCGGGCCAGGCCCGGCTTCGTGCGGCGGGTGCTGCGCTTCGCCATCCCGGCCGGGCTGGTCGCCGGGATCGAGGTGTTCGTCGCCTACTGGATCGCGCGCGGCGAGCAGGACTCGCTGGGAGAAGCGCAGACCACCGCGATGGTGTCGCTGTTCGCGTGCAGCCTGTACATCGTGCAGTTGGTGGCGAGGCCGATCGTGTGGTGGAAGGTCGTGCTCATCGCGTCGATGGCCGGCCTGTTCGTGCTCTGCGTCGCCCTGCCGGCCGGGCGGCACTTCTTCGACCTGCACTTCGGTCCGTGGTACCAGTGGACCACCGGCCTGGTGGTCGCCGCGGTGGCCTGTGTCGCGCTGGAACTGCTGTGGCGCTATCTGAGCGCGCACCGGACGGTGGCGGCGGCCGAGCCGGCCGAGGCCGACTAG